The region CCCACGCTGGCCCCCAGCGCCGTGCCTCTCGACTCAGCCACTGCATCTAAGCCACAAGGTACTTTCTGGGGAGACAGCAGAAGTGGGTGTCCGCTCCGTGCGGGGTTGGGTGGATTGGTACTGGCTTTCCGAAGCTGTCTGTGGGGAAGAGATAggtgattgattagtgatgtctgtcaAATGCCCAGGCAAAGGCTATTTTCACATTTACTGCCTGATGACACCTACTGCCGGCCTGGAGGAGGGTGTACTCAGAATATCCCGAAGGGTCAGCAAGAGGCCAGTGACCGTGACGATGGGGCCAGGGTGGGAGAGCGACTGACCTGGGGTCACCGCAGACACGAGCACCCACACGAAGCACACAACTTCTCCACCTGTCTCGACTTTGTGGTTTCCGAGGACCCAGGTCCAGTCACTGCCCGGATCTGACACCGATCCGCCTTTGTGGTCCCACAGACCTGCGAGGCTCAAAGCCAGTCGAaactctgcctcttttttttgtttttgttttttaacacaaAAATCTCCTTTATTCTTGGTTGCTCCTACTCAATCATTTAACAATTCAAGATTTATATTGTAATTAATAACGTGAAATTCTGACAGACAGTGGTATACAAAGTCAATTAAGATGTGCTTCCCATCTTtattaaatactgaaaaataaagagtAGGAAAGAATAGTAAAGTACACTCCCATTAGAAAGAATACATGATTTATGTTGAGTACATACCAGTTTTCCAAAGTACTGTGTACCTGGCCAAAGATATATTGCTAAAGACACACGTACACAGGGgtacacacatgtgcatacaATCAAATAAACATCGCACAACACATAATATAGAAAGTTATatgtaacaaaaatgaaaaaattgtgATATTATATTGTTTTTGCCTATGGAAATGAGTATCAAAttaacttcttttcatttttttctgcttattttattatttattttttaaaaattttttattggagtgtagttgttTAACTGTGCCTCATTTAAAGTCGCCtgcacccaccctgcccccaagccCGTAACAGCCCGACTCTGCCTTTGTCCAGGGCCGCCCGGGCTGTGGCCTGTGTCTGCCGTGCTGACACTGGTGGGGACAGGGCTGCTGTGGTTTTCACTGGTGGGAACAGGGCTGCTgtgattttatcttctttttcgcCCATATCCCCCCAGCTGGGCCGCGTACTTGTACTTGAGACCTTAGGGCTCCTTTAAGCCTCGATTTCTTCATGTGTGTGACGGGATGGTTGTGCCCTGGCCCAGCCAGAGCCCGGAGGCTGTGCCCTGTGTCCCGAGGCCCCTCTGGAACCAGGGTGGTCCCGCCGCCCGCCGAGCGGGCTGAGATGCGCGGGCCCTCCTGTCTCGTCCCCACAGAGTGCGGGGCCAGGCCGGCGCTGGAGAAGCCCACCCGGATCGTGGGCGGGCTCGGGGCCGCCTCTGGGGAGGTGCCCTGGCAGGTCAGCCTGAAGGAGGGTTCCCGGCACTTCTGTGGAGCCACCGTGGTGGGGGACCGCTGGCTGCTGTCTGCCGCCCACTGCTTCAACCAGTAAGGCCCCCTCGGCTCCCCCGTCATCACCGGGTCCCCCCACCATCAAATCCCCGTGCATGCAGAGACCACTTAGGACCCAGCACGTGGCCAGGGTCACGTCCAGCTGCGGGGTGCGGGGTAGGGGGCGGATGGGGGGCAGCGTGAAGAAGTAGGGGGCTCTGGGGAGTGGCTTCTGGGAGGATCCTGTCGAGCTGGTCTGTGAGGGACACAGAGGGGCCGAGTTGGGGGGCAGGCTCCTCCCCTCCACTCAAGGGCAGGTGGCATTGACCTCTGATTGTCACAAAGCCGTGGGGGTCTCTCATGCCTTCTTGTCCCAGAAGGAAATGAGGCCCGGGGGGGCTCCCTGCCTTGCCCACGGTCTCGTGGTGCCCTCCCCGGGGCCTGGGTCCTGCAGCTCTGCCCGGTGCCCGGGGGGCGGCAGGGAGTCTGAGCGTCCCCTTCCCGGCAGCACAAAGGTGGAGCTGGTGCGGGCCCACCTGGGCACCGCGTCCCTCTCGGGCGTCGGCGGGAGCCCCGTGAAGATGGGGCTCAGGCGGGCGGTGCTGCACCCCCAGTACAATCCCAGCATCCTGGACTTCGACGTGGCCGTGCTGGAGCTGGCCAGGCCCCTGGTCTTCAACAAGTACGTGCAGCCTGTCTGCCTGCCCCTGGCCATCCAGAAGTTCCCCGTGGGCCGCAAGTGCGTGATCTCTGGATGGGGCAACACGCAGGAGGGAAACGGTGAgcctccgccccccaccccgcccgggGCTCCGGTCCCACCGCCCGCAGACCACTCACCTCTCCACTAACTCGGGGTCGCAAACTCCGGCCCATGGGACCAGTGCGGctgctttttataaataaagttttattggcacgcAGCCATGCGCACTCACTCACTGACAGCCCCGGGCGGCTTTCCTGCTGCAAAAGCAGAGCTGCGTGGTCCCAACGGGCTGTCTGGCCTGTAGAGCAGAACATATTTACTCTGTGGCCCTTTATGGAAAAGGTTTGGGGACCCTTGTGCTTCCCTTTGAGACCTCACAGTAGCCCCCTTGCAGGCCACCCAAGGTGCTGGGGAATCAGCTCAGGGACAGTGGTGAGATTCTAGGGTGACTTTACATCCCTGCAAGGCCGTGGGCCTCCGGGCCTTGGCCTGTAGGATGGGGATGGCGCCTCCCTCTGGGGTTGTGGTCAGAGTGAAGCCGGCTACTGAACAGTGGTCCCCGTGTAAGTGGCCCTCGGGGGTGGTCTCCTTGTCCTGGCAGCCACCAAGCCTGACCTCCTGCAGCGGGCATCCGTGGGCATCATAGACCAGAAGGCATGCAGCGCCCTCTACAACTTCTCACTCACGGACAGGATGATCTGTGCGGGGTTCCTGGAGGGCAAGGTTGACTCCTGCCAGGTGAGTCCAGGAGGGACCCGGTTTAGAGAGATCGTGATACGTCCAAACAGAAGATGAGGCAGCAGTTTTCAAGTATGTGGTAGATCTACACAAGATATATACACACTGATTTTAAAAGCTGTCTCGTATATGTTAACTGAAGAAAAGCTAATCATACATGAGTACGTATATGACCACCCTGTCACACTTGACACGTGGCTGACCCATTTTTAAGGGGAAACAAATCAGCTCCAGAACATAAAAAGAAGCTAGCTGAACCCTGCTATCAAGGCCAGAGAAACACAGAGGTGAAGAAATTCAGGGagctccctggcggtccagcggtcaggcttggcgctttcactgccgtagcctgggttcagtccctggttggggaactaagatcccacaagccgcgtgacatggcaaaaaaaaaaaaagaaaaaaaaattttaaaaaggaaatgcacAGGCCAGTCTTACTTAGAAGCATAGATGAAAAAACCCTtaataaaacattagcaaattCAAGCCAGCAGGGTATGTGTTATAAGGGAAACACATCACAACCAAAGTGAGTTGATGTCATAAAAAGTTTGGCTCCACACAAGACAATCCATTAATGCTATTCATTGCATTAGTACACTGAAGGGGAGAAACAGGATAATtgtcaaaatcacagaaaaaagCATCTGATAGTTTTTTAacaacatttttaattaaaaaattaaattctaaccCTATGATAGACATATAATGGAAGCCTACAGCACATCAtgctttaaagtattttattttactgaagtatagtttacttacaatgttgtgttagtttctggtgtacagcaaagtgactcagttatacgtctgtatgtatatacatacatacatatatatatattcttttccattagtttatttcaagatattgaatatagttccttgcgCTATACAGTAAagccttgttatctattttatatatagttagcgtgtatctgttaatcccaaattcctaatttccccttcccctccccttcccctttggcaaccacaggtctgttctcttctgtttctgtttcacaaataagttaatttgtgtcatattttagattctacatgtaagtgatatcatatggtatttgtcgttctctttctgacttactttgcttagtatggtaatctctaggtccatccatgtttttgcaaatggcattatttcattcttttttatggctgagtaatattccattgtataaatgtaccacatcttctttgtccattcatctgttgatggacatttaggttgcttccacgtcttggctactgtaaatagtgctgctgtgaatgttggGGGGCATATATCGTTtcgaattaatttttttttttttttttttgcggtacgcgggcctctcactgttgtggcctctcccgttgcggagcataggctccggacgcgcaggctcagcggccatggctcacgggcccagccgctccgcggcatgtgggatcttcccggaccggggcatgaacccgtgtcccctgcatcggcaggtggactctcaaccactgcgccaccagggaagccctgaattaaattttttgtcttttccagatatatgcccaggagtgagattgatggatcatatggcaactctatctttagtttttttggGGCTGCgccgcacagcatgcgggatcttagttccccgaccagggatcgaacccatgccccctgtagtggaagcatggagtcctaaccactggaccgccagggaagtccctacttgtagttttttaaggaacctccacactgttctccacagtggctgcaccaacttacattcccaccaacagtgtaggagggttcccttttctcagcatgaggtggtacctcattgtagtttcgatttgcatttctgtaataattagtgatgttgagcatcttttcatgtgcctgttggccatctgtatgtcttctttagagaaatgtctgcttagatcttctgcccgtttttcgattgggtggtttggttttttgttgttgagttgtatgaggtgtttgtatattttggagagtaagcccttgtcggttgcatcgcttgcaagtattttctcccattccgtaggttgtcttttctttttcttttttttttatggtttcttttgctgtgcaaaaacttgtaagtttgattaggtcccatttgtttatttttgcttttatttctcttgccttgggagactgacctaagaaaacattggcgCGATTTATGTCAgtgaatgttttgcctatgctctctccTAGGTGTTTTACGGTGTCACggcttacatttaagtctttaagccattctgagtttatttttgtgcatggcgTGAGgttgtgttctaacttcactgaccTACATGCGGCTGTCCTgccttcccaacaccacttgctgaagagactgtctttttcccattgtatattcttgcccagGAGAGTTCttttctttagggttttctgctgttttgttttgtttccaatgCAAAAGTAAGAGCAATCCTGGCTCAGAGAgaggtgacttgctcaaggtcacacaaggtCTCACAGCCCCACGCGGGCGTGAGGCCCGTCCTGCTGAGGTCCTGTGCGTGTCCAGCTCTGCTGAGTTGTTTCTCCCACTCGTGGCAGCACGGGAGCACCTGGCGGTGCCTCTGCAGAGAGGGTGCCGGTATGGTCAGTGGCCCTCTGTCCTTCCTTTTCAGGGTGACTCTGGGGGACCCCTGGCCTGTGAGGAGACGCCTGGCGTGTTCTATCTGGCAGGGATTGTGAGCTGGGGCATCGGCTGTGCTCAGGCCAAGAAGCCAGGCGTGTACACCCGCATCACCCGGCTGAAGGGCTGGATCCTCGCCATCATGTCCTCCCACTCCCTCTCCACGCCCCCGCCGTCCACCACGAGGACGCCCACCAGCAGTCACCCTGCCAGGACGACGGCTGGCCTCACGGTCCTGGGGGTCGTGGCCAGCAGACCCACCCCCTGGGCCACCAGCAGGGCGACCAGCCAACCTGCCAACAGGACCACCACAGCCATGACCACCACCACTAGGGGACAGACACCACCTCCACACGCCACGGAGACCACTGTGGGCTCCCAGCTACCAGGTACCCAGAGAAATGGAGTGACGTGGGTGGGTGGCGGGAGTCCTGTGTCACCTGCTAGGGCTGCTGTCACAGCGTCCCAGTCTGGGGGGTGGAGatggtgtcggcagggctggagtcctctgaggcctctctcctcggtGTGAGGACGGCCATCTTCTCCCCGCATCCTCATGTGGTCTCCCCTCTGtgggtgtctgtgtcctaatctcctcttacTATACGGACACCAGTCATGCTAGATTAGGGCCACCCGAACCTCATTTTACTCATTTTAATCGTCtctttaaaggccccatctccaaaagTCCCATCCTGAGGTTCTGGGGGTCAGGGGCTTCCACTTACGAATTTTGAAGGGGACACAAGTCAGACCATCGTAGGCCCCGACGGCAGGGACCCGGCACTGACAGGGCAGATGCACACGTTAACGGCTGGTCCCACAGGCCTAAGGGGGGTACAACAGGGCAGTAACTGGCTGACAGATGAGACAGAGAACATGGCCCTGAGCTTGCGTCTGAGATGTGgagttcatttttattaaatgttcatCAGAACCATAGGAAACCGCCCTATTTCTGGGTCAGAAGTAAGGCCCCATCTAATGTAGGCAAGTTCCTATGCCTCAGATAGATGCCGTCCACAGTGTCCCGGGCACCAAGCTTAGAACGGGGCCCGACTTCTGTTCCCCGCCCTTCGTCGCCCCCCACATTCACACAGAGGCTGGCCCAGTCACCCCAAGTCCCCAGATACAGACCTGCACCCACAAAGTCAGGGTTACGGGCTCGCTGCAGCAAGGCAGCGCACACCAAAGAACCAAGGGGCGGCTCACCAGAGGGAGAGGCAGGCGCTGTGGGATCCGGGGCAGAGGGGTGGAGGGGACGCTGAGAGGAAGCAGAGTTTGACCAGCTCAGAGCAAAGCAGACCACGTGCCAGGGGTCTGGACATGGTGCCTCTCCGGGTACCACAAGAAAGTCGAGTCCAGAGACCCCTCAGCTGAGGTGCTGGACTGGGCTGGAAATCGGGGCACAGTCTCTGTGACTGAGATCCTCCAGGCGCAAGGGGAACTCGCTGCCCCTGCCCGTCCAGCAGGGATACTCAGAGGAGGGGGCGTTTTGATACTTTACGGCTGCACCGTGTCCTTGGGAGAAATACGGGTTCTTGTTAACTCTGCAGCCGGCTGTCTCTGGGTCGGGCCTCCAGCCTGGCGATTCTTCCTTTTCCCGTAGCTACAGTTCTCAACGTGGGGgccaggaggtggaggagggttCCTGACACGGCACACACCGTTCGGTGTGGGGACAGGAGGGCCTTCCCCGACCATGGAGGGCAGGGGAGGCGGCTGGCTGGTGGgagacagggctggggagggggcactggCTGTGGAGCTGGAAAACAGCCTGTGGGAATTATCAGATGTGTACCTGagcgcgccccccccccccgccccgggtgCCGACGGCGGTCCCTGCAGCACTCCTCGGAGCTACCCGTTTGGTCTTCCTACTCTTGTGTTCCGAGGGTGCACCCTGTGCTGCAGGTGGGGAAGGGTGTCACAGGACGGAGGGACTACCCTGGGAAGGACACTGGGTCACTAGACCCAGGTAAAGAGCCCCTGACAGGGCATCCAGGAAGACCAGCCAGTGCAGGAGCTGGTGAGACCAGGCAGGGCCTCCTGGGAAGCAGCTGgggtgtgcaaaggccctggggcagcaggGAACTTGGCTGCTAGGGGCCTGAAAGAGGCCTGGGAGGAGTGGGGAGCGACAGGGGATGCTGGCCTGGCCCCCAGCTGGGGAGGTGAGGCCCCAAGGCTGAGGTTACAGGAACCAAACTTAAATGCATTATCTGAGAAAAGCCCTGAAGAGGCTCGTTTGTAGGACCAAGCGCCAGGCCCAGGGTCCCTGGGGGAAGGCGTTTCCCCGAGGTgggtcccccaccccactccctgctCCCAGGCACCGCTACCCGGGACTGCGCGCAGGGGCGAAGCTGGGCGGTCTGCGTGGAGGAGGCGTGGTCTGACCGCCCACCCACGCCCGCCTCTCCCGCAGACTGCGGCCTGGCGCCGGCAGCAACGCTGACCAGAATCGTGGGCGGCAGCGCCGCGGGCCGCGGGGAGTGGCCGTGGCAGGTGAGCCTGTGGTTACGGCGGCGGGAGCACCGCTGCGGGGCCGTGCTGGTGGCCGAGAGGTGGCTGCTGTCGGCAGCGCACTGCTTTGACGTGTGAGTCCCGCCCGCCCCGAATGGCCCGTGTCCGTGGTTCACCGGGACCCAATCGTAGCCCAAAAACTCAGGGTGTGGCGCCTCCGCGCCTTTGCCTGCAAAGCCCTTTCCCGACACCCGCTGCCCCAGGCCATACCCTCTTCCGCACAGCCCTCCCCTGGCCACACAGGGCAGCGGGGCGAAGTCCAGTGCCCGACTCCCACCAAACGGGGCGGCTCCGGGCCAGCGGGACACCTCCATCCCTAGCCATCCTGCTCGGACTGGCACCACCCTAAAGGTCACCCAGTGGGGAGTCCCCTTCCTGGCAGGGTGCGCAGTAGGACCAGGCCAGGGGCCTGCCCTCCACGGAGAAACCCAGCTCAGGATGCGCCTCGCGGTGCCGAGCTCACAGCGGGTGGGCAGGCGGGAGAGCCGTAATATTAGGTGGAAATGGACACAGCTTGTAGTGTCACCTCAGTGCCTGGGGGCCGGCTGGGCGCGTTCAGGCGCGGGGGCCCCCCCCTCGTCCTCCCTGCTGTTCTAGGACAAAGGGACGACTCAACCGAGGTCAAGTGCCCGATCTGAGGTTTCCCCAGCCGACCGCGGACGCAGCCCCCGCGGGGCAGGGTGCCGGGGAGCCCCGGGCGAGCAGCGCCGGGGTGCGGGGACCCGGGCGGACGCTTGTCCCCGACGTCCCGCAGCTACGGGGACCCCAAGCAGTGGGCGGCCTTCCTGGGCACGCCGTTCCTGAGCGGCGCTGAGGGGCAGCTGGAGCGCGTGGCGCGCATCCACAAGCACCCCTTCTACAACCTCTACACGCTGGACTACGACGTGGCGCTGCTGGAGCTGGCGGGGCCCGTGCGCCGCAGCCGCCTGGTGCGGCCCATCTGCCTGCCCGAGCCCGCGCCTCGGCCCCCCGACGGCGCGCGCTGCGTCATCACCGGCTGGGGCTCCGTGCGCGAGGGAGGTAGGCACGGAtgggcccccccgccccccaagggTTAAGGGTCCGGGGGCGTCGGGAAGGACCCCGCCTGCACCTCCATCGGGAGTCCCAAAGGCGCAGGGAGGGCGCGGGCCCACCAGGTCCCTTCTCGCCCGCAGGCTCGATGGCGCGGCAGCTGCAGAAGGCGGCCGTGCGCCTCCTCAGCGAGCAGACGTGCCGCCGCTTCTACCCAGTGCAGATCAGTAGCCGcatgctgtgcgcgggcttcccacaGGGCGGCGTGGACAGCTGCTCGGTGAGCGCACTGTGCAACTGGACCGGGGCTCCGCGAGCCAGGCCCCACCCTGCGGTGCGCTTCCTCAGTTAGATCAAACAGGGCACCTTTTGGGTCTCCGAGTTTCCACTGGACAGCCACTTCGTGGACACCCCTAAGAAGCCGGCGTTCCCCCCACTgcaccctcccccgcccctcagAGGGTCAGGAGCAGGCAGGGCAGAGGCTGTGGGCTGAGGCCCGGTTCTGCTCCTGGACCGCCAGGCGGGTGCCCACCAATGTCTGCCAGGCGGATGAACGCTCACCCGAGCACTGAACCAATTTCCCAGATAATACGAGTGAGGCTCACAGAGGAAGCCACTAGCTGGGGTCACAGGGGGAGCCCAGGTGACACTCCCGTGGTAGCCCACGAGCACGCAGATCAGGCGAGCCCACCCCTGGCTGCTGCTGGGGAGGTACTGCCTGCTCTGAATTCCTTTCCTcgcttctctcctttcctcaggGTGACGCTGGGGGACCCCTGGCCTGCAGGGAGCCCTCTGGCCGGTGGGTGCTAACTGGGGTCACCAGCTGGGGTTACGGCTGTGGGCGACCCCAGTTCCCAGGCGTCTACACCCGGGTGGCTGCTGTGAGAGGTTGGATCGGGCAGAACATCCAAGAGTGACCGCCAAACGGCTGCCCAGGCCTGGGACCAGCGACGCGAAGGTGGCAGGAACCAGCCGGCCACCCTTCCAGAGGAGGGGGTCCAGGTGGCAGGCGGGGGGTGGAGGGGTTGTGGGTTAACTGGGGTGCAATCTAACTGCGTATTTTGTTCCAATAAACACAGCCCCTCGTCTGCAGCCCGCTGGCTCAGCCCTCCATGTCACAGAAACGACGACTGCCCGCCCCTCAGCCAGGGCCCAGAGGTGGGAGGaaggatgggggcggggaggcctTCCCGGAGAGGGCCACCCCCAGCCTTGGGCAGCCTCACCTTCGAGGCTCCCTTTTATGTGACCGACGCTCCCTGTCACCCCGGAACCCAGGAGTGCTCgggaaagaaggggaggggggcgcTGAGGCTCAGTCCCCACAGAGGCCCCTAGAGGGGAGACGCACAGGGTTCTCTGCGCCGTACTCAGCATCTATTTGTGTGACCCCAGGAGGTCACGGTTCAGAAGGGGTGTGGCCACAACTCCCGCGTCCAAACCCGGATGCTATGCCCAGGGCATGAGGTTGATCGCCCCGAGCGTGTTGCcagagctgctccaggtctttgctcaaCTCTCCGGCCCCGACCCTTAGAAGCGTCCTTGCTCACGACCCTCTGACCCCCCACCTTTAGCGGGAGTGAACACAATCTTTTTAAGTTAAAGGGTCcagagctacacacacacacacacacacacacacacacacacaaagaaaaaaaccaaacggAACCACTGGGACCAAGATGGCGACAAATCTGACCTCCAACAGACCAAGTCTCGTTATACGCTGATTTGACTACATGAGCATATTAAATGACACACCTACCGGCAGCCACGACCAGGTATTAAGGATCAAAACAGGATAAAAAGGGGGTGACCCCCCCACTCCCTCGGAaaagccctgcccctcccccgcagACTACTGCATATGGGTCCCCAGCAttagcctcactcctcctccctttaaaattaaatccCCCTCACCAGGGGGGCAAGAAGTTCGTCTGTGAACTTAGCTCCCGCTTCTCCAGTCTCTGGCCACTGAATAAAGCTTGCGCATGTCAGCTTCTGCTTCCTTATTCACCCACTCCCGAACTCGAATGGAAAAAGGACGCCACCCCCATCCCGAGGCAGCCAGCTTTGGCCAGGCGAGCGGGTCCATACGATTCAATTCGGGAACAAATTTTGGCACCCAACGTGGGGCGCATTCCGTCCTGTAACTCAGGGCTGAACTCACTGACCCGGGGCTGACAAGGTCAGCTAAATAACTGGG is a window of Globicephala melas chromosome 3, mGloMel1.2, whole genome shotgun sequence DNA encoding:
- the TMPRSS9 gene encoding transmembrane protease serine 9 yields the protein MLPSPRLGAMEPTAGDLQLVPRATKDIQPTDAACCRAALSAMVATSIVMVTLGVLVASLSTQGVNVEHTAELRGIRFAPSLQQETSDYYRTLTPTLETLFVSSFRETELEASCVGCTVLSYWAGNASILVRFRLHFMQPALWTPSLGLEEELLQRGLRERLQGRGIPLAPYGTIVSAQLTGECQKELLTERDLKSGHCPGNAFSCGNSQCVTKVNPECDDTADCSDGSDEAHCDCGLQPGWRTAGRIVGGVEASPGEFPWQVSLRENNEHFCGAAVIGARWLVSAAHCFNEFQDPTEWVAYAGSTYLSGSEASTVRARVARIITHPFYNSDTADFDVAVLELGGPLPFSRHVQPVCLPAAVHVFPPRKKCLISGWGYLKEDFLVKPEMLQKATVELLDQALCASLYGHSLTDRMLCAGYLDGKVDSCQGDSGGPLVCEEPSGRFFLAGIVSWGIGCAEARRPGVYARVTRLRDWILEAIAAASKPLAPTAAPAPAIPSTAWPTSPQSPVVNTPTRPTLAPSAVPLDSATASKPQECGARPALEKPTRIVGGLGAASGEVPWQVSLKEGSRHFCGATVVGDRWLLSAAHCFNHTKVELVRAHLGTASLSGVGGSPVKMGLRRAVLHPQYNPSILDFDVAVLELARPLVFNKYVQPVCLPLAIQKFPVGRKCVISGWGNTQEGNATKPDLLQRASVGIIDQKACSALYNFSLTDRMICAGFLEGKVDSCQGDSGGPLACEETPGVFYLAGIVSWGIGCAQAKKPGVYTRITRLKGWILAIMSSHSLSTPPPSTTRTPTSSHPARTTAGLTVLGVVASRPTPWATSRATSQPANRTTTAMTTTTRGQTPPPHATETTVGSQLPDCGLAPAATLTRIVGGSAAGRGEWPWQVSLWLRRREHRCGAVLVAERWLLSAAHCFDVYGDPKQWAAFLGTPFLSGAEGQLERVARIHKHPFYNLYTLDYDVALLELAGPVRRSRLVRPICLPEPAPRPPDGARCVITGWGSVREGGSMARQLQKAAVRLLSEQTCRRFYPVQISSRMLCAGFPQGGVDSCSGDAGGPLACREPSGRWVLTGVTSWGYGCGRPQFPGVYTRVAAVRGWIGQNIQE